One segment of Phragmites australis chromosome 13, lpPhrAust1.1, whole genome shotgun sequence DNA contains the following:
- the LOC133888360 gene encoding oryzain beta chain-like, whose protein sequence is MALGRGIFAAAFLLLLAASAADDMSIVSYNEEHGARGLERTEAEARAMYELWLAEHGRAYNALGEHDRRFRVFWDNLRFVDAHNARADEHGFRLGMNGFADLTIEEFRAAYLGAKPVQRNRAAAERYRHDGVEELPEAVDWREKGAVAPVKNQGQCGSCWAFSAVSTVESINQLVTGEMIELSEQELVECSSNEGNNGCNGGLMDSAFDFVIKNGGIDTEADYPYKAVDGKCDISRENAKVVSIDGFEDVPRNDEKSLQKAVAHQPVSVAIAAGGREFQLYKSGVFSGRCTTTLDHGVVAVGYGTENGKDYWIVRNSWGPKWGEAGYVRMERNINATSGKCGIAMMASYPTKKGANPPKPSPTPPTPPPPVAPELVCDENFSCSAGSTCCCAFGFRNLCLVWGCCPLESAVCCKDHASCCPRDYPVCNTRAGTCSASKNSPLSVKAVKRTLAKLNSA, encoded by the exons ATGGCTCTCGGCCGGGGCATCTTCGCCGcggccttcctcctcctcctcgccgcctccgcTGCGGACGACATGTCCATCGTCTCCTACAACGAGGAGCACGGCGCGCGGGGGCTGGAGCGGACGGAGGCGGAGGCGCGCGCGATGTACGAGCTCTGGCTGGCGGAGCACGGCCGCGCGTACAACGCGCTCGGCGAGCACGACCGCCGGTTCCGGGTGTTCTGGGACAACCTCAGGTTCGTCGACGCGCACAACGCCCGCGCCGACGAGCACGGGTTCCGCCTCGGGATGAACGGCTTCGCCGATCTGACCATCGAGGAGTTCCGCGCGGCGTACCTCGGCGCCAAGCCCGTCCAGAGGAACCGCGCCGCTGCGGAGAGGTATCGCCACGACGGAGTCGAGGAGCTGCCGGAGGCCGTCGACTGGAGGGAGAAGGGGGCCGTTGCTCCCGTTAAGAACCAGGGACAATGCG GAAGTTGCTGGGCTTTCTCTGCAGTCAGCACAGTGGAAAGCATTAACCAACTTGTCACTGGAGAGATGATCGAATTGTCTGAGCAGGAGCTTGTAGAATGCTCGAGCAATGAAGGGAACAATGGTTGCAATGGTGGGCTTATGGATTCTGCCTTTGACTTTGTCATAAAGAACGGAGGCATTGACACTGAAGCTGACTACCCTTACAAAGCCGTGGATGGCAAATGCGACATCAGCAGG GAAAATGCAAAGGTTGTGAGCATTGATGGCTTTGAAGATGTCCCTCGAAATGATGAGAAGTCGTTGCAGAAGGCGGTTGCTCACCAGCCAGTCAGTGTTGCCATTGCTGCTGGTGGCCGCGAGTTCCAGCTCTATAAATCG GGTGTCTTCAGTGGAAGGTGCACCACAACCCTTGACCATGGTGTGGTTGCGGTCGGCTATGGCACCGAGAATGGCAAGGACTACTGGATCGTCCGCAACTCATGGGGTCCGAAGTGGGGTGAGGCTGGGTACGTCCGCATGGAGCGCAACATCAATGCGACCAGCGGGAAGTGCGGGATTGCCATGATGGCATCTTACCCCACTAAAAAGGGCGCGAACCCTCCCAAGCCATCTCCAACCCCTCCAACACCACCTCCCCCCGTCGCCCCCGAATTGGTCTGCGACGAGAACTTTTCGTGCTCAGCAGGCAGCACCTGCTGCTGTGCATTCGGCTTTAGGAATCTCTGCTTGGTCTGGGGTTGCTGCCCACTGGAAAGCGCCGTCTGCTGCAAGGATCACGCCAGCTGCTGCCCACGGGATTACCCTGTCTGCAACACCAGGGCTGGAACTTGCTCTGCG AGCAAAAACAGCCCACTGAGCGTGAAGGCCGTGAAGCGCACCCTCGCGAAGCTGAACTCCGCGTGA